Proteins from a genomic interval of Sphingomonas sp. Y38-1Y:
- a CDS encoding WcaI family glycosyltransferase, translating to MNILILGLNYAPELVGTGPRTAGMARHLVEAGHRVTVVCGKPYFPEWRIDPSFAARGPQRSVEDGVEVVRVDHFVPRKPRWAGRLRHYLSFVRNADAEMRSALRRSRPDAVIVVAPTILSIWAARRAATRADALLWLHVQDFELDAAFATGTLRGGGIAARVAHRVEARCLRADRVSTISPQMCDRLLAKGVPADRIVELRNWADDDAVAPLDRPSTYRTEWGIERRHVALYSGSFGGKQGIEIIVEAARRLAHRRDLMFVICGDGPARRALEAGAADLDNLQFHDLQPLERLSDLLGLASVHLLPQIAGAADLVLPSKLANMLASGRPVIATAATGTGLAREVEECGVVTPPGDLDVFVSAIEALIDGPAWCGVLGEAGRRRAETRWRRASILNRFEAALRLAVAGAL from the coding sequence ATGAACATCCTGATATTGGGGCTGAACTATGCGCCGGAGCTGGTCGGAACCGGGCCGCGCACCGCTGGCATGGCGCGGCATCTGGTCGAGGCCGGGCACCGCGTGACGGTGGTGTGCGGAAAGCCCTATTTTCCCGAATGGCGGATCGATCCGTCCTTTGCGGCGCGCGGGCCGCAGCGGTCGGTCGAGGACGGGGTGGAGGTCGTCCGGGTCGATCATTTCGTGCCGCGCAAGCCGCGATGGGCGGGGCGGCTGCGCCATTATCTGAGCTTCGTCCGGAACGCGGATGCCGAGATGCGGTCGGCCTTGCGGCGTTCGCGCCCCGACGCGGTGATCGTGGTCGCGCCGACGATCTTGTCGATCTGGGCCGCCCGGCGCGCGGCGACGCGGGCGGATGCGCTGTTGTGGCTGCACGTCCAGGACTTCGAGCTCGATGCGGCATTCGCGACCGGGACGCTGCGCGGCGGCGGCATCGCCGCTCGGGTGGCTCACCGAGTCGAGGCGCGATGCCTGCGTGCCGATCGGGTGAGCACGATCTCGCCGCAGATGTGCGATCGCCTACTTGCCAAGGGCGTTCCCGCCGACCGGATCGTCGAGTTGCGCAACTGGGCGGACGACGACGCGGTCGCGCCGCTCGATCGGCCGTCCACTTATCGGACGGAATGGGGGATCGAGCGACGGCATGTCGCGCTCTATTCGGGCAGCTTCGGCGGCAAGCAGGGAATCGAGATCATCGTCGAGGCGGCGCGTCGCCTGGCGCATCGGCGCGACCTGATGTTCGTGATCTGCGGTGACGGGCCGGCGCGGCGCGCATTGGAAGCGGGAGCGGCTGACCTCGACAACCTCCAATTTCACGACCTTCAGCCACTGGAGCGACTGTCCGATCTGCTCGGGCTGGCGAGCGTGCATCTGCTGCCGCAGATCGCCGGCGCGGCCGATCTGGTGCTGCCGTCGAAGCTGGCCAACATGCTCGCGTCGGGGCGGCCGGTGATCGCGACGGCGGCGACGGGGACGGGGCTAGCGCGCGAGGTCGAGGAGTGCGGGGTCGTCACGCCGCCCGGCGATCTCGACGTGTTCGTTTCCGCGATCGAAGCGCTGATCGACGGTCCGGCGTGGTGCGGCGTGCTGGGCGAGGCCGGGCGGCGGCGGGCGGAGACGCGGTGGCGGCGTGCGTCCATCCTGAACCGGTTCGAAGCCGCGTTGCGGTTGGCGGTCGCCGGAGCGCTTTAA
- a CDS encoding SGNH/GDSL hydrolase family protein — protein MLAVTLPAASPARLDFAERHARLMRAARTAAISNPRSAGAYAGSLTITDNGAALPAVTPLHYPFGVPTTGVWRWHGGQFTASNGGGRFTSAIIDASTGNLGLGNGRASNFWRASVMVSARYLTLRLFPTSSPYRLLIDGRYVSLAGTTLATTTGTTHQYLLLDFGLRDVREVTLEGHASSGLVGGYVEATGRAWPVDHHDRPRVAFLGDSYVLGSAASLYGDGAAPMMGDWLGARMLASGSGGTGWNHANASVYRFDQRIAAGDLALDGEPELICLMASVNDRARDAGVVQVNALAGLREARRRHPGVPIVVFGCMPAPLGPLTGTASITAAELAVQAAVSALADPLCRFVPVTTDLDGAWASGTGRAGATTGSGNADWMFASDGVHPSPEGCAALGKRYAQAAIAALGTM, from the coding sequence ATGCTGGCCGTGACCCTGCCCGCCGCCTCGCCCGCGCGGCTCGATTTTGCCGAGCGGCATGCGCGGCTGATGCGTGCCGCGCGCACCGCCGCGATCTCGAATCCCCGAAGTGCGGGCGCCTATGCCGGATCGCTGACGATCACCGACAATGGCGCGGCGCTGCCCGCCGTCACGCCGCTTCACTATCCGTTCGGCGTGCCGACGACGGGGGTGTGGCGCTGGCATGGCGGCCAGTTCACCGCGAGCAATGGCGGTGGGCGCTTCACCTCGGCGATCATCGATGCGAGCACGGGCAATCTGGGGCTCGGCAATGGTCGCGCCTCAAATTTCTGGCGGGCGTCGGTGATGGTCAGCGCCCGCTATCTGACGCTGCGGCTGTTCCCGACGAGCTCGCCCTATCGGCTGCTGATCGATGGCCGCTATGTCTCGCTGGCGGGGACGACGCTGGCGACTACGACGGGGACGACGCACCAGTATCTGCTGCTCGACTTCGGATTGCGCGACGTGCGGGAAGTGACGCTGGAGGGGCATGCCAGCAGCGGCCTGGTCGGCGGCTATGTCGAGGCGACGGGGCGGGCCTGGCCCGTCGATCATCATGATCGACCGCGCGTCGCGTTTCTGGGCGACAGCTATGTGCTGGGATCGGCGGCGTCGCTCTATGGCGACGGCGCGGCGCCGATGATGGGCGATTGGCTGGGCGCGCGGATGTTGGCGAGCGGGTCGGGGGGCACGGGCTGGAACCACGCCAACGCCAGCGTCTATCGGTTCGACCAGCGCATTGCCGCGGGCGACCTTGCGCTTGATGGCGAGCCCGAGCTCATCTGCCTGATGGCGAGTGTCAACGATCGCGCGCGCGATGCCGGCGTGGTTCAGGTCAACGCGCTGGCCGGACTGCGCGAGGCGCGGCGGCGGCATCCGGGCGTGCCGATCGTCGTGTTCGGCTGCATGCCCGCGCCGCTCGGCCCGCTGACCGGGACGGCGTCGATCACCGCGGCGGAACTGGCGGTGCAGGCGGCGGTGAGCGCGCTTGCCGATCCGCTCTGTCGGTTCGTGCCGGTGACCACCGATCTGGACGGCGCCTGGGCGAGCGGGACGGGGCGCGCGGGTGCGACGACGGGCAGCGGCAATGCCGACTGGATGTTCGCCAGCGACGGCGTGCATCCGAGCCCCGAGGGCTGTGCGGCGCTCGGCAAGCGGTACGCGCAGGCGGCGATCGCGGCGTTGGGGACGATGTAG
- a CDS encoding glycosyltransferase family 4 protein, protein MGEPLNVAVVYHVWPHYRAAVMAAMDRSARVRYTFFGSSEWFRGIEPADVGAVRRFVRAPFAYHGRLMWQRAAVAVARDRRFDAIVYLGDPNFVSTWIGAAIARLRGVPVLFWAHGWLRREVGAKRMMRRAFYALADRMLVYAERGRALGIAAGHDPARITVVYNSLDVARADAIVAEIEGGGFAEHRPQALFAAPDRPLLICTARLTPLCRFDLLFEAAARLAGDGMPVNILLIGDGPSRAALEHQAKVRGLAVHFFGACYDERVLGPLTYHADLTVSPGKIGLTAIHSLMYGTPAITHGDLDTQMPEVEAIEPGVTGALFEAGDVASLAATIRDWLAAPRSRAAVRESARGAIHARWNPETQARIVEQVVLDTVAARRTRR, encoded by the coding sequence GTGGGCGAGCCGTTGAACGTCGCCGTGGTCTATCATGTCTGGCCGCATTACCGCGCGGCGGTGATGGCGGCGATGGATCGCAGCGCGCGCGTCCGGTACACTTTCTTCGGCAGCAGCGAGTGGTTTCGCGGCATCGAGCCTGCGGATGTCGGCGCTGTCCGCCGCTTCGTGAGGGCGCCGTTTGCCTATCACGGCCGGCTGATGTGGCAGCGCGCGGCGGTGGCGGTCGCGCGCGATCGGCGGTTCGATGCGATCGTCTATCTCGGCGATCCCAACTTCGTCTCGACCTGGATCGGCGCGGCGATCGCGCGGCTGCGCGGCGTGCCGGTGCTGTTCTGGGCGCATGGCTGGCTGCGGCGGGAAGTGGGGGCGAAGCGGATGATGCGCCGCGCCTTCTATGCGCTGGCCGACCGGATGCTCGTCTATGCCGAGCGGGGGCGGGCGCTGGGGATCGCGGCTGGCCACGATCCGGCGCGGATCACCGTCGTGTACAACAGCCTCGACGTCGCGCGCGCCGATGCGATCGTGGCGGAGATCGAGGGCGGTGGGTTTGCCGAGCATCGACCGCAGGCGCTGTTCGCCGCACCGGACCGGCCGCTCCTCATCTGCACCGCCCGGCTGACGCCGCTCTGCCGCTTCGACCTGTTGTTCGAGGCGGCGGCGCGGCTGGCGGGCGACGGGATGCCCGTCAACATCCTGCTGATCGGCGACGGGCCGTCGCGCGCGGCGCTGGAGCATCAGGCGAAGGTGCGCGGGCTGGCCGTTCACTTTTTCGGCGCCTGCTATGACGAGCGGGTGTTGGGGCCGCTCACCTATCACGCCGACCTGACGGTCTCGCCGGGGAAGATCGGGCTGACTGCGATCCACAGCCTGATGTACGGCACCCCCGCGATCACGCATGGCGACCTCGACACGCAGATGCCCGAGGTCGAGGCGATCGAACCCGGGGTGACGGGCGCCCTGTTCGAGGCGGGCGACGTCGCCAGCCTGGCCGCGACGATCCGCGACTGGCTCGCGGCGCCGCGATCGCGAGCGGCGGTACGCGAGTCGGCGCGCGGGGCGATCCATGCGCGCTGGAACCCGGAAACGCAGGCGCGGATCGTCGAGCAGGTGGTGCTCGACACCGTCGCCGCCAGGCGGACGCGGCGATGA
- a CDS encoding glycosyltransferase has protein sequence MRVGLAAHRLSRLNGGVAESVRLASNALDGAGVDCALFALDDRHLGEDRAGFRVSEVHAARSAPVLRYGWAPALSRAMQGASVELMHVHGLWATHADAAWRWHRRTGRRLVISPHGMLEPWILARSPRLKRLMLGLYQQRMLEAASAFYVLTDKEAHDVRALVPDARCEVVPNFVEITDPVPEPPAWWRREDAGKTIILFFGRIHAKKGIAELLDAWEAFCEHERAADCLLVIAGWVDGVDDLDERVARAGRRLSNVRFVGPQHGAEKARTLAAASFLILPSKSEGLPMVVLEAWAAGVPVLMTEACNLAEGFTAGAAIRIGEDVPGIVGGLVAASAMDDAGRAMGERGRALVAERFSEAAFTRRMIGLYESVLHG, from the coding sequence ATGAGGGTGGGCCTCGCCGCGCATCGCCTCAGCCGGCTGAATGGCGGCGTGGCGGAGAGCGTGCGGCTGGCGAGCAATGCGCTCGATGGCGCGGGGGTCGATTGCGCCCTGTTCGCGCTCGACGATCGGCATCTGGGCGAGGATCGTGCGGGTTTTCGGGTGAGCGAGGTTCATGCCGCGCGATCGGCGCCGGTTCTGCGCTACGGGTGGGCGCCAGCGCTGTCGCGAGCGATGCAGGGGGCAAGCGTCGAGTTGATGCACGTGCACGGCCTGTGGGCGACGCACGCCGATGCCGCATGGCGATGGCACCGGCGCACGGGCCGGCGCTTAGTCATCTCGCCGCACGGGATGCTGGAGCCGTGGATCCTGGCGCGTTCGCCGCGGCTCAAGCGGCTGATGCTGGGGCTCTATCAGCAGCGGATGCTGGAGGCGGCGTCGGCGTTTTATGTGCTGACCGACAAGGAGGCGCACGACGTTCGCGCGCTGGTGCCGGATGCGCGGTGCGAGGTGGTGCCGAACTTCGTCGAGATAACCGACCCGGTACCCGAGCCGCCCGCGTGGTGGCGACGCGAAGATGCGGGGAAGACTATCATCCTGTTCTTCGGGCGCATCCACGCCAAGAAGGGGATCGCCGAGCTTCTCGATGCTTGGGAAGCCTTCTGCGAGCACGAGCGCGCGGCCGATTGTCTGCTCGTCATCGCGGGCTGGGTCGATGGGGTCGACGATCTGGACGAACGCGTCGCGCGTGCAGGACGGCGGCTGAGTAACGTTCGCTTCGTCGGGCCGCAGCATGGCGCGGAGAAGGCGCGGACGCTGGCGGCGGCGTCGTTCCTGATCCTGCCGTCGAAGAGCGAGGGGCTGCCGATGGTGGTGCTGGAGGCCTGGGCCGCCGGCGTGCCGGTGCTGATGACCGAGGCGTGCAATCTGGCCGAAGGCTTTACCGCGGGCGCGGCGATCCGGATCGGCGAGGATGTGCCGGGGATCGTCGGAGGCCTGGTCGCCGCGTCCGCGATGGACGACGCGGGTCGCGCGATGGGCGAGCGGGGGCGCGCGCTCGTCGCCGAACGCTTTTCGGAAGCGGCGTTCACGCGGCGGATGATCGGCCTGTACGAGAGCGTGCTGCATGGCTGA
- a CDS encoding putative colanic acid biosynthesis acetyltransferase: MADADPLDAAGTRGAGPSFSRRNRAERALFTLVWTVAARWTPPPLHRWRCTILRAFGAEVGRGVRLYGSTIVWHPANLSIGAGALIGPRVRLYNQGRIGIGAGAVVSQGAHLCASTHDLRDADFQLLLRPITIGADAWIAAEAFVGPGVTVGDGAVLGARGAAFDDLEPCHIYRGNPAAAISVRERRAW; encoded by the coding sequence ATGGCTGATGCCGATCCGCTCGATGCCGCAGGGACGCGCGGGGCGGGGCCAAGCTTCTCGCGCCGCAATCGCGCCGAGCGCGCGCTCTTCACGCTGGTGTGGACGGTCGCCGCGCGCTGGACGCCGCCGCCGCTGCATCGCTGGCGCTGCACGATCCTGCGCGCGTTCGGGGCCGAGGTGGGGCGCGGGGTGCGGCTCTATGGATCGACGATCGTATGGCATCCCGCCAACCTGTCGATCGGCGCGGGCGCGCTGATCGGGCCGCGCGTGCGCCTCTATAATCAGGGTCGTATCGGCATCGGCGCGGGGGCGGTCGTCAGCCAGGGCGCGCATCTGTGCGCGAGCACGCATGATCTTCGTGATGCCGATTTCCAGCTGCTGCTGCGCCCAATCACGATCGGCGCCGATGCGTGGATCGCAGCCGAGGCGTTCGTCGGTCCGGGCGTGACCGTCGGCGACGGCGCGGTGCTGGGCGCACGCGGCGCGGCGTTCGACGATCTCGAGCCCTGCCACATCTATCGCGGCAATCCCGCGGCGGCGATCAGCGTGCGTGAGCGGCGCGCGTGGTGA
- a CDS encoding metallophosphoesterase family protein — protein sequence MNPGRRFYAIGDIHGRLDLLERLLARIDEDHAARGAMPRTLVFLGDLIDRGPKSAQVVERLRLLAEAEPSTRFLLGNHEEVMLKALDGDQAALPFFLRIGGKETVLSYGIDEDSYLRADYPTILELMRQVVPQAHIDFLNGFENIIVEGDYAFVHAGVQPKLPLNEQKPDTLRWIRQGFVDYNGTLEKIIVHGHTISEEVEETPCRIGIDTGAYMTGRLTAMGFEGGERWTIQTGQSALLAGAA from the coding sequence GTGAACCCGGGCCGCCGCTTCTATGCGATCGGTGACATTCACGGGCGGCTCGACCTGCTCGAACGGCTGCTGGCGCGCATCGACGAGGATCATGCGGCGCGCGGGGCCATGCCGCGCACGCTCGTCTTCCTGGGCGACCTGATCGATCGCGGTCCCAAGTCGGCGCAGGTCGTCGAACGCCTTCGGCTGCTGGCCGAGGCCGAGCCCTCGACCCGCTTCCTCCTCGGCAACCACGAGGAAGTGATGCTTAAGGCGCTGGACGGCGACCAGGCGGCTTTGCCCTTCTTCCTGCGCATCGGCGGCAAGGAAACGGTGCTGAGCTACGGCATCGACGAGGACAGCTATCTGCGCGCCGACTATCCGACGATCCTGGAGCTGATGCGCCAGGTCGTGCCGCAGGCGCATATCGATTTTCTCAACGGGTTCGAAAACATCATCGTCGAAGGCGACTATGCCTTCGTCCACGCCGGCGTTCAGCCCAAGCTGCCGCTGAACGAGCAGAAGCCCGACACGCTGCGGTGGATCCGCCAGGGCTTCGTCGACTATAACGGCACGCTCGAGAAGATCATCGTCCACGGCCACACGATCAGCGAGGAGGTTGAGGAGACCCCCTGCCGGATCGGCATCGACACCGGCGCCTATATGACCGGCCGGCTGACCGCGATGGGGTTCGAGGGCGGCGAGCGCTGGACGATCCAGACCGGCCAGAGCGCGCTGCTCGCCGGCGCCGCCTAA
- the wecC gene encoding UDP-N-acetyl-D-mannosamine dehydrogenase: MPIDAELKVAVLGLGYIGLPTAAVIARTGAEVLGIDVSETVVETVNSGRVHIEEIDLDGLVSGVVARGRLRASTLIEPADVFVIAVPTPFGDNHVPDIGYVLNAATTVAAALKPGDMVILESTSPVGTTEKVRDLLAKLRPNLKVPGLTAGTPDIAIAYCPERVLPGRILVELIDNDRVIGGITPRCARKALQFYRRFVRGACVTTTAAAAEMTKLTENAFRDVNIAFANELSVVAGNLGIDVWEVIRLANRHPRVNILSPGPGVGGHCIAVDPWFLVHGDPDNTPLIRTAREVNDAKVGYTIGRAEALIEAMPGAPVACLGLAFKANIDDFRESPAVKVAATLAQRFGDRVRIVEPYAEQLPRAFDGTGAGLIDIDTALETCPILIVLVDHDVFRSVPLQERAGKQVYDTRGIWPDQPQPGAGAAERIRLAS, translated from the coding sequence ATGCCCATCGACGCTGAACTCAAGGTCGCCGTCCTCGGCCTCGGTTATATCGGTCTTCCCACCGCCGCGGTGATCGCGCGCACTGGGGCCGAGGTGCTGGGCATCGACGTCAGCGAGACCGTGGTCGAGACCGTCAATTCGGGCCGCGTCCATATCGAGGAGATCGACCTCGACGGCCTCGTCTCCGGCGTGGTCGCGCGTGGGCGGCTGCGCGCCTCGACGCTGATCGAGCCGGCCGACGTGTTCGTCATCGCGGTGCCGACGCCGTTCGGCGACAATCACGTGCCCGACATCGGTTATGTCCTGAACGCCGCGACCACCGTCGCTGCCGCGCTCAAGCCCGGCGACATGGTGATCCTCGAATCGACGTCGCCCGTCGGCACGACCGAGAAGGTGCGCGACCTGCTCGCCAAGCTTCGCCCCAACCTCAAGGTGCCGGGCCTGACCGCCGGCACCCCCGACATCGCCATCGCCTATTGCCCGGAGCGGGTGCTGCCCGGCCGCATCCTGGTCGAGCTGATCGACAATGACCGCGTCATCGGCGGCATCACGCCTCGCTGCGCGCGCAAGGCGCTGCAATTCTATCGCCGCTTCGTGCGCGGCGCGTGCGTGACGACGACCGCGGCCGCGGCCGAAATGACCAAGCTGACCGAGAACGCGTTCCGCGACGTCAACATCGCCTTTGCCAACGAACTCTCGGTGGTCGCCGGCAATCTCGGCATCGATGTCTGGGAAGTCATCCGCCTGGCCAACCGCCATCCGCGAGTCAACATCCTGTCGCCCGGTCCCGGTGTCGGCGGCCACTGCATCGCCGTCGACCCCTGGTTCCTGGTTCATGGCGATCCCGACAACACCCCGCTGATCCGCACCGCGCGAGAGGTCAACGACGCCAAGGTCGGCTACACCATCGGCCGTGCAGAGGCGCTGATCGAGGCGATGCCGGGGGCGCCGGTCGCCTGCCTCGGCCTCGCCTTCAAGGCCAATATCGACGACTTCCGCGAGAGCCCGGCGGTCAAGGTCGCCGCAACGCTCGCCCAGCGCTTCGGCGACCGCGTCCGCATCGTCGAGCCTTATGCCGAGCAATTGCCACGCGCGTTCGACGGCACCGGTGCCGGCCTGATCGACATCGATACCGCGCTGGAGACATGCCCGATCCTGATCGTCCTGGTCGACCATGACGTGTTCCGGTCGGTCCCGCTTCAGGAACGCGCGGGCAAGCAGGTCTATGACACCCGCGGCATCTGGCCCGACCAGCCGCAACCGGGCGCCGGCGCCGCGGAGCGCATCCGGCTCGCCAGCTGA
- the wecB gene encoding non-hydrolyzing UDP-N-acetylglucosamine 2-epimerase has protein sequence MTRILLVFGTRPEAIKLFPVAAALKDRGDLDVRVCVTAQHRGLLDQVLDIAGLRPDIDLDIMEPGQSLDRLTARLLTGLGEVMDAERPDRVIVQGDTATAMVGALVAYYRKVPVAHVEAGLRSGDIHHPWPEEVNRRIVAPIADLHFAPTETAAGALRRENIDPATVHVTGNTVIDALHWTRARIAERPALAAGLDPLADRFAGKRIVLVTTHRRENFGGGMENIARAIARIADQPDVAVVFPCHPNPNVVSVMDAMLGDRPNIARIDPLDYPHFIRALDLATLVLTDSGGVQEEAPALGKPVLVMRETTERPEGVEAGTARLVGTDPDRIVSEIFSLLGDKAAYSAMARAHNPFGDGHAAARIAELVADAHRR, from the coding sequence ATGACCCGCATCCTGCTCGTCTTCGGCACCCGGCCGGAAGCCATCAAGCTGTTCCCCGTCGCCGCCGCGCTCAAGGATCGCGGCGATCTCGACGTTCGCGTCTGCGTGACGGCGCAGCATCGCGGGCTCCTCGACCAGGTGCTCGACATCGCCGGGCTTCGGCCCGACATCGACCTCGACATCATGGAGCCGGGTCAAAGCCTCGACCGGCTGACCGCGCGGCTGCTGACGGGTCTGGGCGAGGTGATGGATGCCGAGCGGCCCGACCGCGTCATCGTCCAGGGCGATACCGCCACCGCGATGGTCGGTGCGCTCGTCGCCTATTACCGCAAGGTGCCCGTCGCGCATGTCGAGGCGGGGCTGCGCTCGGGTGACATCCACCATCCCTGGCCCGAAGAGGTCAATCGCCGCATCGTCGCGCCGATCGCCGATCTCCACTTCGCCCCGACCGAAACCGCGGCGGGTGCGCTCCGCCGCGAGAATATCGACCCGGCGACCGTCCACGTGACCGGCAACACCGTTATCGACGCGCTTCACTGGACGCGCGCGCGGATCGCCGAGCGCCCTGCCCTTGCCGCCGGGCTCGACCCGCTCGCCGATCGCTTCGCGGGCAAGCGCATTGTCCTCGTCACCACGCACCGGCGCGAGAACTTCGGCGGGGGCATGGAGAACATTGCCCGCGCGATCGCCCGCATCGCCGATCAGCCGGACGTCGCGGTAGTCTTTCCCTGCCACCCCAACCCCAATGTCGTGTCCGTCATGGATGCGATGCTGGGCGATCGCCCGAACATCGCGCGCATCGATCCGCTCGACTATCCGCACTTCATCCGCGCGCTGGATCTCGCCACGTTGGTCCTAACCGATTCGGGCGGCGTGCAGGAGGAAGCGCCCGCGCTGGGCAAGCCGGTGCTGGTGATGCGCGAGACGACCGAGCGGCCCGAGGGGGTCGAGGCGGGCACCGCCCGCCTCGTCGGCACCGATCCCGACCGCATCGTTTCCGAAATCTTCAGCCTTCTCGGCGACAAGGCCGCCTATTCCGCGATGGCGCGCGCCCACAATCCGTTCGGCGACGGCCATGCCGCGGCACGGATTGCGGAGCTTGTCGCGGATGCCCATCGACGCTGA
- a CDS encoding methyltransferase domain-containing protein: MALDTHGLNFVRYVARRHPLGAVGTIGRQEIHVNDVVMARLLKGAPYAHEPFCENLLRDHLGATSVESIDMSDFEQATHIHDMNQPLPDHLRGRFDTVMDIGTLEHVYNIVQALKNASDLLKPGGQIVHVLPTNNFCGHGFWQFSPELFFSLYSEKNGYRDTEVFVADRTENTRWFQVIEPKDGRRVNIFSSAEVYVLVRSTRVGDVSHENVQQSDYAWEWETAVHDPQPQTVSGLRARVVGVPLVYDRLFPLYQRAMRIVSNERLSGRNPGLRPVSVRAMTG, encoded by the coding sequence ATGGCATTGGACACACACGGGCTAAACTTCGTCCGCTATGTCGCGCGGCGGCATCCGCTCGGCGCAGTGGGGACCATCGGGCGGCAGGAAATTCACGTCAACGACGTGGTCATGGCACGCCTGCTGAAGGGCGCGCCCTATGCCCATGAGCCGTTCTGCGAGAATCTGCTCCGCGATCACCTCGGCGCGACGTCGGTCGAATCGATCGACATGTCGGACTTCGAGCAGGCGACGCACATCCACGACATGAACCAGCCGCTGCCCGATCATCTGCGCGGCCGCTTCGACACGGTGATGGACATCGGCACGCTGGAGCATGTCTACAACATCGTTCAGGCGCTCAAGAATGCGTCCGACCTGCTGAAGCCTGGCGGGCAGATCGTCCACGTCCTGCCCACCAACAATTTCTGCGGCCACGGCTTCTGGCAGTTCTCACCCGAACTCTTCTTCTCGCTCTATTCGGAAAAGAACGGCTATCGCGATACCGAGGTGTTCGTCGCGGATCGGACTGAGAACACGCGCTGGTTCCAGGTGATCGAGCCCAAGGACGGCAGACGCGTCAACATCTTCTCCAGCGCCGAAGTCTATGTCCTCGTCCGCTCGACCCGCGTCGGCGACGTGTCGCACGAGAACGTGCAGCAGAGCGATTATGCGTGGGAGTGGGAGACCGCGGTTCACGATCCGCAACCGCAGACCGTCTCGGGCCTTCGCGCCCGTGTGGTGGGCGTGCCGCTCGTCTATGATCGGCTGTTCCCGCTTTATCAGCGCGCCATGCGGATCGTGTCGAACGAGCGGCTGTCCGGCCGAAATCCCGGCCTTCGTCCCGTGTCCGTCCGGGCGATGACGGGCTGA